The genomic region AAAAGCAACCTAGCCTCATTTACCCAAGTAACAACAAGCCATATATAAAAATCATTAGTGTGATATTTATAAAAAACACCTAGAAACATTCAACAAAAATACTTAACATGTTAATAATTAATCTTATTCCTATGCTTAGCAACAAGGCTGCTATAAGTCATATTTTCTACTAGGTAGGCAGATGATCATGAACACTATTACAAAACAGGATTTAACCACTCTCGCAGCACTGCAGCTTTGTCGTGCTGCCATCTATCATGCGGAGCAAATTGATATCCATATTTGCATCACTGTTGTCGACACTTCAGGTCGTAGCCTAGCGAGCGTCGCAATGAACAAAGCACCGCTTTTATCGCAAGCCATTTCCCATAAAAAAGCCATCACTTCTGTATCATTTGGCATACCAAGCAAAGAGTGGCAAACCCGACTCGCACAAAGAAATAACACCTTACTAGCCTTACAAAGCGAGCCAGATTTCACCTTTTTAGGTGGCGGATTGCCTATTTTACTTGATGCTTGCCTGGTTGGTGCAATTGGTATTTCTGGTGGTAGTGAACAGCAAGATATTGACTGTGCGAACGCGGCAATCACCAACCTAAACTAATCAGCTTATTTAAATAGGAGCTTCCATGACCTCAGCTTTGAGTAAATTAACCATCCCATTACTTGGCTATTTGGTCGCGTTTGGGCCGCTTTCTATTGATATGTATTTGCCAAGTTTACCGACTATCGCCAATAACTTAGGCACCACGGACCAACTAATACAAACAACGATTACGGTATTTTTGCTTGGAATGGCAATCGGCATGCTCATTTTTGGCCCTTTATCCGATATGTTAGGCCGAAAACGCTTACTGTTAATTGGGATAGGGTTTTATTTTTTGAGTAGTATTGGTTGCGCCATGGCGTCGACAGGCGAGAGCCTTATTCTATTTCGTTTCCTACAATCATTAGGAGGCGCTGCAGCGGCCGTTCTGGGTAGAGCGTTAGTGAGAGACTTGTATGAATTAAAGCGAGCAGCCAATATCCTTTCACACATGCATATCATTTCAATGATGGTCATGCTGGTATCACCCATACTCGGAGCTTACATTGTTAGCTATTTTGAATGGCGTTGGATCTTTTATTTCTTAGCCTTGTTCTCAATGATCGCCTTTATTGGAAGCGCGTTGTTATTACCAGAAACAAAGTCCAGCTCAACGATAAAGCCAAGCTTGCGTCATTATTGTAACAACTACATTGACTGCCTGCACGCACCATTGTTGGTCCAATATGTACTGACCAACGCTTTTTCATTCGCGGGAATGTTTGCCTTCATTGCAACATCCGCTTTTGTGTATATCGAGTACTTTCACCTTTCAGAAACCCATTATGCGATGTTATTTTCCGCCAATATTGTCGCTATCATTATCGCCACTTTACTCAACTCATATCTCAGTAAACGTTATAGTGTCAGCGTCGCATTAAACGTAGCGGTTGCTATCTCTTTTATGGCGACACTGATCATCTGGGGAATGTATGGCTTTAATGGGACACCCATTCTCTTATTTGTCATCGCTACCATGCTTTACATCAGTGTCACTGGCGCGATTGGTGCAAACAGCTTAGCCACCTTATTTGAATTATTACCAGAAAAGGCAGGTACGGTGTCTGGGCTATTAGTAGCCGCTCAATTTGCGATGGGGAGCTTCATTAGTTATGTGGCGAGCTTATTGTTCGATGGCACACCAGGAAGCCTTTCAATCATCATGGCCAGCTGCGGCACCCTGTGTGCAGCGTTTTATTTAAGTACACGCATAGGTAAATAAAACCACCTAGCTTTCAAAACGCTTGTTATAGACCTCTAACGTAAGACTCAAAATTTGGCGTCTTACGCAATAGTGCTGGCGCAATTTGCAACTGATCAATTCAAGCTTTCTCTTACACTTGTTCGATATTAACGACAACGACAGAGGAATCAACATGATACTTAAAACAGCACTTATTACAGGTGGAGCTACATTGATAAATTCCACTGGTTGCTCAGAAAAACTCTGTTAACAGGATAACTCGAATCAAAAGCTACTATCCAAAACCAAATGTCGTGATGCAATATAAAATCAAAGCGAATATGATGAAAAAGAGAAAAATATGAATGTGCTAATTTTTGGTGCTAGCGGCATGGTGGGACAAGGTGTCATGCATGAATCACTTCTTGCATCTGATGTAGATAACATCTTTGTGGTCGGAAGACGTTTATTACCTGAAAATAATAAACGGGTCACACAGATTATCAGTGAAGATTTTAAAAACCTACCTCACACCCTAGATGGATTAGCAAAGATAGATGCCTGTTTTTTTTGTCTAGGCCAATCTTCATCAGGTATGATGGAGAAACAATATCGAGCCATCACCTTTGATTTGACGATGTCGGCGGCTAAAGCTTTACAACCAAACAATCCAGATATGACCTTTGCTTATGTCTCTGGTGCAGGGACTGACAGTACTGAAAATGGTAAAAGTATGTGGGCTAGGGTGAAAGGTAAAACGGAGAACGCCTTGTTAAAAAGCAACTTCGCCAACGTCTATCTGTTTCGCCCAGCCATTATCCAACCGCTAAACGGTATTCGTTCTAAAACAATGAGTTATCGGATAATCCATCAACTGATGACGCCACTATTTCCATTATTAAAACACTACTTTCCTAACCACATTTTAACCACCCGCGATATTGGTGTGGCAATGTTAAATACAGTACGACTGGGCTATAAAAGCCAAATATTAGAAGTTAAAGATATTGCAAACCTAGCAAGACAATAACTTCCTTCAAAGCTCGACACATACTCTTCGCCAGTAAACATGTATCAGCACTAATTGAATACCATGCAGACAGGGCTTCCTGTAATAAAACACTGACTGGTTTCCTGCAACAAGCCAGTTTCTGGCATAACAGCAAAAGTAATAATATTGTCGCTGTCTTCATTAAGTGCATATAACCACTTGCCATCGGGACTAAGCGTAATAAAACGTGGGGTTTTGCCTTGGCCACTGATTGTTTGAATGAGCGTTAAACTGCCCGTCTCGGAATCAATTTTCATAACTGCTATAGCATCAGCACCTCGATGGCTTGAATAAAGCGTTTTGCCCATCATATCAAGAGTAATACCTGACGCTCGACTGTTTCCAGTGAAACGATCTGAGAGCCCACTGAGAATTTGAAACGGAACCAACGCTCCAGTTTTGTTGTCAAATTCGTATGCTGTTATGGTTGAATCAAGCTCATTAACAACATAAGCCCATGGTTTAGTTGTATGGAAAACAAGATTCCTCGGGCCGGACGTTTCTCGGCAATCTACCTCGGTCAAGTGAGTAGAATCAAGCTGACCATTCTTAAATTCGTATAAGAAAATCTTATCCAAACCTTTATCCGGAACGACAACAAATCTACCACTTGGGTCAAATGGATTGAAATGAGGTTTTGAAAACGGCTGCTCTTTTCGATGGGGCCCTGGCTCACCAGCAAGCTGAATCAAGTGTGACCTTTCTAGCAATCCACCTTCTGCATTTATTGGTAGGACCGCCAAACTACTTGTTATGTGGTTCGATACAACAAGGTGCTTTTCATTTTGCGATAGTGCCAAATGGACAGGATTTAGCCCACCTGTATCTTGTGTATTTAAATGAGTTAGTTTTCGGCTATTGGCATCGAATTTAAATACGCTAACCTCAGAACCGTCACCATGAACAATGTATAAGCGATCACCTGCTTTATTAATGACTAAGTAAGAAGGATTCGTTAACCCTTTTTCAAGGTGAACTAACTTTAGAGAACCGTCTATTTCGTTATAGGATACGAGGCTAATACCTTCACCTCTAGCATTTCGCTCCTTCGTTGTGCGACAGCCAATAAATGCCAGCATTCCCTACTCCTCCACTTGAGGTGCAACAGACGCACCTTTTATACCATTGCGAATCAAAGCCTCGGCAACAAATCCTGTTCGTTTAACATCTTCAACGAAATCAGCAAGGTATTGAGCAGCTAAATCACCACGACTTACTGGTACGCCCATAGCCTGTTGAATCAACATAAAATTACCAGATAAAAGCCGATGATTAGGGAAACGCTGAAGATCAGATTCCAGTTGTTGTGTAACACCTGCAGCAACTTCACATTGATTCTGAACAAAAAACTCGACGACCTTGGGCGATGTAGGTGCACGAACAATACTCGCGCTTTTTAGGTTACGAGTCAGATAAAGATCATAAGCACTTCCTTTCCCCACAACAATGCGATTTCCTGATTGGTCTACCTCTTCAATTGTCTGTAATTCAGACGCTTCTGGCACAAGATAACTGCCTGTAATATGAACATACGCTGCACTAAAATTAACTCCCACACCACGAAGCGGATCTATTGCAAAAAAGCCAATATCTGCGTCTTCAGATGTCACAGCCTCTACCGACTCTCCCGCTGAGTTGAAAACAACCCATTCAATCTCAAGCCCTAGTCGCCTAGCAAACTCTTTAGCTAGGTCTACCGACACTCCAGATGGAGGTTGATTACCCACTTCCGCTTTAGCAAGAATAGGGTTACCTAAATTAATCGACACTCTCAAATGTCCTGTAGGAGCGAACCTGTCTTTTATTTCTTGTAAATTATCCATGTACTGTCCCTTGGAAGCGTGTATTGCAGTGATTCATTAAAAGCCAGCCCCATTCGCTAGAGTAAGAAAATGAACTGGCTTGCCACTTAATTATTTTCGATGGTTCGCTTTAAAATCAAAGGAAGCACTCCACCTACCCTTAACAATTCCAACTCAAGTTGTGTTTCAATGGCAGCCGTAGCCACGATTAACTCATCAGCCGCGTTTGCTCGGATGATTTTTACCTCCACAGCACCACGACAAGATAGCATTTTATGATCAGCATTCACTTGAATTTGATCACCCGGCTGGATAGATAAACTTGCAGAACTGACTCCAACAGGAAAACAAAGCGGTAAAATTCCCATCCCGATTAGATTAGATCGATGAATGCGTTCAAAGCTCACGGCAATCACAGCCCTCACACCCAGTAAACGTTGCCCCTTCGCAGCCCAGTCACGTGAGGATCCCATGCCATAACGTTCACCGGCCAAAATAACCACCGAGTCACCCGCCGCTCGATATTGATCTGCAACGTCGGAAATAGGTGCTACTGTATTGCTTGGTACGTGTAATGTATGAGCAACAGGCACATCTGGAACGAGAAGATTCACCAGCGTCTTACTATGAAAAGCGGCCCGCATCATAACCTCCCAATTCCCTCGGCGCGATGCAAATACATTCAGATCATTGCGATCATCTCCACGCTCAACCAAGAAGTCGGCCACCAAGCTATCTTTCGGAATCGCACTGGCCGGAGAAATATGGTCGGTAGTAACATCATCACCAACTACCAGCAATGGGTAAGCGGTAAAGTCACCTAAAAGAGTGCCTTCATCACAAGAGGCAAATGGCGGCCGACGCAAAATCGTAGACTCTTCTGCCCAAGGGAAACAATCTGATTCAGGTGCAACCAAAGACATCCACAGTGGATTTTTAGAAGCAATGTCAAAGTCATTTTTGAAATCAATGGTCTGCAAGCCTTTGGCTAGAGCAGCATTGACTTCATCATGCGATGGCCATAAGTCTTTTAGATAAACAGCCTCTCCCGTTTTTGAATACTGCAGCGGGGAATTCGCCAAATCAATTTCAGCATTTCCAGCTAATGCGGCTGCGATAACCATTGGCGGCGACATAATAAAACCTAAATCGACATCTGGGTGAATTCTTCCCGGAAAGTTTCGGTTACCTGAGAGAAAGGCCACTGGCCGAATTTCCTCCCTCTCCAACGCGGTTGAAATTTTGCTTGTCAAGGGACCAGAGTTACCGATGCAGGTTGTACAACCAAAGCCAACAACCCCAAAACCCAATATTTCTAGCGCTTCAAGCAGACCGGCTCGCTTTAGGTACGAAACCGCCGCTGGAGATCCAGGAGCCAGAGACGTTTTGATCCAGTCAGGTATCGATAGTCCAAGTAAAACTGCTTTTTTAGCAAGTAATCCTGCTGCAACCAGAAGCGCTGGCGATGACGTATTTGTACAACTCGTAATAGCAGCAACCGCAACAGGAAAGACTGGTAACTCACCACTTGTTCCTTTAGGGGATGGCTCTATATTACGCAATGCTGATGGAATCTGATCAAGAGTTAAAATATCTTGGGGCCTTCTAGGACCAGCGGCATGCAAACCAATTTGACTCAAGTTAATTTCAAGCAATCGACTGTATTCAGGGTTAGCATTCTCATCGAACCACAAGCCAACCTCTTTCATATAACTTTCAATAAGAGCCAGCTGTTCGTCACTGCGACCTGTATTTTTCAAATAAGTCAGGGTATTTTCATCAACAGGAAAGTAACCAGTAGTTGCTCCATACTCAGGAGCCATATTGGCAACCACCGCCCTAGAATCAGCACTTAATGTTTTAACACCAGGGCCAAAAAACTCGACGAACTCGCCGGTAACACCAATCGCTCTTAATCGATTTGTGACAGTTAAAGCAAGGTCAGATGCTTGAATTCCAGGTGCTAACTCTCCAGTTAATTTGACGCCAACGACATCAGGAATTCTAAGCATAGTCGGCATGCCAAACATCACGGTTTGAGCTTCAAGTCCGCCAACCCCCCAACCCAGAACGCCAATTCCATTAATCATTGGGGTATGACTGTCTGTGCCAAGCATCATATCTGGAACAAGAAAATCTCGACCATCTATCTCCTCTTCATAAACAACTGTCGCAAGCTGCTCTAAGTTGATAGTGTGCATAATGCCAGTCCCTGGCGGATGAATAGTCACATTCCCCAATGCCTTTGCTGCCCAACGAAGAAATCTATATCTTTCACTATTCCTTCTAATCTCATGAGCCATATTTGTATTGGCGGCATCTTGCTCAGCAAACGCTTCAACAGCGAGTGAGTGATCAATAGACACATCCACATGCAACAGTGGCGTGAGTGAAGTCGGGGGTACTCCTTTCTCTCGCAATGTGTCACGCATCGCAGCTATATCAACCAATGCAGGTGTGCTGGTTGTATCATGCATTAAAACTCGGCCTGGCTGGAAAGGGATTTCCGCATGGCTTGTATGCTTTTCAAGCCAGCCAATAATTGCGCAAGCCCCTTCTTTCAACTCATCTTCAGATGCATTACGACAGAGGTTTTCAAGCAGCAAACGCAAAACGACAGGCAATCTATCAACAACGTCGCCAAAAGCTGCTCGAGGATTTACTACGGAGTACTTTTTGTTTGCTACAGTAATATTTGTAATTAGCTTATCGCTAACACTAACAGCTAAATCACTCATGATTTTTTCTTCCTGGTAATCTGAGATTTAATGGACCACAAAATCAACAAAACACATACGGCAAGAGCCGTAGCTGTAATTGGTCTTGTCACAAAGACAGAGAAATCTCCTCTGAAAATAAGCATTGTCCTACGGAAGTTTTCTTCAAGCGGTTGACCTAATACCATCCCTAAAATTAGGGGAACGACATCCAGCTTTAATAACCAAGCGATATAGCCAATTGCGCCAAAAATAAGCAGTAGATATATGTCAAATACATTGTAATGAGTACTAAAAACCCCAATACAAGTGAACAGCAAGATTCCCGGAAATAACCATTGATACGGAATACTAAGGAGACGAACCCAAAAGCCAATTAAAGGAATATTCAAAACAAGCAACATTAAATTACCAATAAAAAAGCTCACAATTAATCCCCAAAATAATTCAGGGTTAGTACTCATTACCATTGGTCCTGGCTGAATACCTTGAACTACCAATCCAGCTAAAAGCAGCGCCATAATGGCATCACCAGGAATACCTAAAGTGAGTGTTGGGATAAACGCAGTACCTACACCGGCATTATTACAAGCTTCTGGCGCTGCCAAACCTTCAATCGCGCCCTTACCAAATTTTTCAGGATGTTTCGAAACTCTTTTTTCGACTGCGTAAGCAATAAAAGTCGCCATGCCTCCACCAGTTCCGGGTAAAGAGCCAAAAAACGCCCCAATTCCTGATCCACGCAGCATCGCACCCGATGACTGCTTCATATCTTCTTTTGTTGGTATCTGATCACGCATTCCAAACTTTTGTTTCACTGGACTTACCGCAATAGTTCCAGCACTTCTCATCACTTCAGCAATAGCAAAAACCCCCATTGCTACAACAATTAAACCAATACCTTCTGACAAATCTGGATAGCCAAACGTAAAACGTTCAATACCACTATTTACATCAGTTCCCACACAGGAAATGATCAGACCAATAACCATCATTGCGAGACCCTTAACAGCAGACCCCTCACCTACAGTCGAAGCAGAAACAAGCCCCAACAGCATCAAGCCAAAATACTCTGGAGGTCCAAAGCTAAATGCAGCTGCAGCCAGCAGAGGAGCAAACAACATCAAAAGTAAAATCCCAACCGTAGAACCCCAAAAGGAAGCGATACACTTAATGAATAATGCCACGCCACCGCGCCCTTGTTTTGCCATAGGATAGCCATCCAAAACATCTACTGCCGCTGCAGGATGGCCAGGAACGCCTAAAAGTATTGAACATGTCCCTCCACCATAATCCGCTCCAAAGTAGACACCGGCGAGCATAATCAAGGCACCAGTTGGGTCTAAGTGATACGTTAGTGGTAAAAGAAGGGAGATTGTAATAAGTGACCCCAAACCTGGAATAACACCAACTAAGGTCCCCAAAAACACACCGACAAAACAATACCAGAGGTTAGCAAGCGTAAATGCTTCATTAACACCTATAGAAAGGTGGCTTACAAAATTCGATAAAATATCCATAAATCACCAAAAGGCAGGCATGTTCATCTGAAGGAAGTATGAAAATACAACCCATGAAATAAAGCAGAAGCTAATGATCAGGTATAAAGTGAGCTTTAAATTAAAACGCTTATCCGCTAATGAAGCGATAAACACTAACAACGTGGTTGCCACAATTAAACCGAGTTTGGTTATAGTCAATGCGAACGCCAAAACAGCTAAAGCAACGGGAATCACTTTTCTCCAGCTTATCTTTCGCTCTGGCTCTTCAGAAGATACTCCAAACTGAGAAGAGACTGCGGTTACACCACCTAGAATGATCAGAATAATAGACAATACAAAAGGCATATAACCAGGCCCCATACTTTGAATTGTCCCCATTCGATATTGATTATGTGAATAAAGAGCAACGACTGTTCCAATAATCAACAGAACAAGTCCTGCCCATAGATCTCGTGATAATTTCATATTTTTATCCCGACAAGGTCAGTCCATACTAAATGAACTGACCTACTAAATTACTGAATAGTGATGTTTGCTTGATCAACGATATCGGCGAAAACAGCTCGTTCAACTTTTAGAAAGTCAGAAAATTGATCTATGCTTAATGGTGCAGGCTTACCACCTATATTATTTAACTTCTCCGATAGTTCAGGATTTTTTAAAGCGGCAACAACGGCCGAGTTAATTTTTTCAAGAACCTCTCTAGGCGTTCCTGCTGGCGCAAACATACCAAACCAATTTTCTAGGCTATATTGAGCAAGGGGGGGATATTCATTCACAGCAGGGATTGATTTATCAAAATCCGCTCTAAGCTCTGATGTCACAGCAAGTGCCTTGACTTTACCATTTTGCATAAAACTGCGTGCCGCGGTGTAACTTACAAATGTTGCGTCCACCATTCCTGAAGAAACATCAACAAGCTGTTTAGAGGCGCCTTTATATGGGATTTGAGTCATATCAATCCCTGCCATCATTTTCAATAACTCACCGTCTAAATGTTGAACATTACCTGTTCCACTAGTCGCATAAGTTAGCGTATTGGGGTGTGCTTTTGCGTAAGCAACAAACTCTTCAACATTATTTACAGGCAACCTTGGGCTAACAACAAATACATTTGGGATCTTTGTAACAAGCGTAATTGGAGCCAAGTCTTGCGCTGGCGAATACTGCATTTTAGATTTATAAACAAACTCGTTTATCGCAGTTTCTCCGGCAGATCCCAACAAAAGGGTATAGCCATCTGGCTCCGCTTTAGCCACCGCATTCGCACCAATCATGCCACTTCCACCTGGTTTATTATCCACAATGACATCCTGCCCAAGACTTTCTCTTAAGCTAACAGCGATAATTCGAGCAACAGTATCAACACCACCCCCTGGGTTGAACGGAACCACTATATTGATAGATTTACTTGGGTAAGTATCGGCAAACGTCATCAGCGACACTGTAGACATAGCAACACACACACCCATTTTCACGAGATTTTGTACTTTTTTTATCATTATCAAATCCTCTGCATCAGCTCATATAGGAATCACAATATTGCACATTAAAACACAAAAATGCAATAATACATCTATAAATTTCTTACGCAATCATTGCCAACCTAAAGATAAAAATGAGCTAAACATAATAATTTAAAGACATAAAACAACTTATAAACCTAATAATGAACTCCCCCCACACTAGAAAAATGTTTTTATAATCATATAAATACAACTTTTGTCGCTTTTTAATCACCACAAGAATCACTTTCTGAAATAATACCTGTTAAACTTTCGCCCAATGGGCCAGAATTTTGTAATTTGGAGATAGCAATGAGCACCAGAGACAGTGGAGTTCGCAAGAAACTCTCTATAATGATTCTGCAAGATATTCTTTCTGGAAAACGAGAGTTAGGCGGACATCTAAACGCTAAGACAATTGCAGAAGACTACAATGTGTCACGAACACCAGTACGCGATGCACTTATGGAACTTGAAGAGCACAAAGTTGTTAGCAGAGCCCCCAATAAAGGTTTTTTTGTTGCAGATAACTTACCAGACTCAGTCCATAATTGGGTTAAGTCAAAACTCGAAAATGAAACCGACGATTACCAACAGTTAGCGGATGATTGGTTAACAGATTCAATTCCAGACACTCTGACGGAACAGTATGTAAGAGACAGATATAATTGGACAAAGTCAAAAGCACTATCCATATTAAATCGCGCAACAAAAGAAGGCTGGGCTGAGCGCAACCCTGGTTACGGCTGGAAACTATTACCTGTTGCTAAAACAACCGAATCTTTTAGCGAACTTTACCGTTTTAGAGCGGCTATTGAACCAGCCGCATTACTTGAACCCACTTTCAGACTTGACAGACAAGTAACACAAAAGCTCCGAGATGTTCAAAACAGGATACTTGACTCTACAGTAGGAGAAATTTCTGACAGTTTAATCCTGGAATATGGCGCTAATTTTCACGAAGAACTGATTAAACTTTCAGGTAATCCTTACTTCTTAATGGCGCTTCAAAGAGTCAATAAAATGAGAAAATTAATGGAGTATAAAGCCCAAATAAATAGAGAGCGGCTCGTTACAAATTGTTCCGAACACTTGGAAATTTTAGATATGCTTGAGCAAGGTGGCACATTAGAGGCTTCTTACCAATTAAAGCAACACTTAAGCAAAGCATTAGATAGAAAAGCAAGCAAAACTCGCTCTTGGGGCTAATTATCGGAAACTTTAATGGGACAAAGAGGCATAGCTATTATTTACAGCTTCAAAATCCAAATGGTGAAGTCACTAAGAAAACTACGAACGAGTCCTCTTGCTTCAGCATGTGAATAAAAGCCTGTTATTAGAGGTGAGTACCGACTGTGAATAGTAGTTCTATTGTCGAGGTGCTCAATAATAAAATACTGACTTTTAGATCATGCCCTCGGCAATCGCCCTAATTACCTACATCCATATAAACATACGGGTCTTTCAGGTGTAGTGGCATAGGATCTTCTAGAATAATTAGATCATTACAAACTTTGTCACTTAAGAGTTGAGTACAACGCATGGAATAATTGATTTTGATATTGAATGGCTCGATTTTCTGAATAGTGATCAATCGCCAATTGAGCTATGGACAGAAGTATTAGTCCTATAGAAATACCTCTCACAGTCGAATGCTTAGAGAAAAAAACAGCAAATAAAGATGAAACAATAATGCCAGCAGAAACACACTGATAAATCCGATATTTTCCGACTACCGTGTTAATACGTTGAAGTTCTGTTGTGAGAAGCTCAGTGGTATGACTGGCAGATAACCCAGATAGTAAAGTATTTCTTAGCTCAGCATCTCTGAACAGCAAAGAGATTGCCGTTGCAGAAAGCAGTAATCCAGAAGCGCTCACCGACCAACTTATTGATTTGATTAGATTACGTTGATATTTACGATTTAATAGAATAATACATGTAGATACCATGACCGATCCCACGATAATCGAAATCATTTCGTTTCGTTCGCCAAGGAAGTAGGCATTAATGGCGGATTGAATATTTTCCATATCTTTTCTCTATGGGGCTGTGTTGGCTATAAAAGTAGGGAGACCAAGTAGCTCTTTTATTTTGGGAATTGCTTTTTTTGTGGCTGCGTAACCAGCATTAATCGAATCAAGTTTTGCTTGATAATCGAAAAAACCTGAGGTTTTAGGCTCAAAATTAGGTTGAATCAATACGTCTGCGCTTTGAATTTCATTTTTAGATAGCTTACAAGCCATTATTCTAAAACTGTAAAAAGTAATTTCATCTCCTCCCATCGCTTGAGTAGGTTTTGGGGTATTGCCGCAGTAAATATCA from Marinomonas rhizomae harbors:
- a CDS encoding Bug family tripartite tricarboxylate transporter substrate binding protein produces the protein MIKKVQNLVKMGVCVAMSTVSLMTFADTYPSKSINIVVPFNPGGGVDTVARIIAVSLRESLGQDVIVDNKPGGSGMIGANAVAKAEPDGYTLLLGSAGETAINEFVYKSKMQYSPAQDLAPITLVTKIPNVFVVSPRLPVNNVEEFVAYAKAHPNTLTYATSGTGNVQHLDGELLKMMAGIDMTQIPYKGASKQLVDVSSGMVDATFVSYTAARSFMQNGKVKALAVTSELRADFDKSIPAVNEYPPLAQYSLENWFGMFAPAGTPREVLEKINSAVVAALKNPELSEKLNNIGGKPAPLSIDQFSDFLKVERAVFADIVDQANITIQ
- a CDS encoding GntR family transcriptional regulator, which produces MSTRDSGVRKKLSIMILQDILSGKRELGGHLNAKTIAEDYNVSRTPVRDALMELEEHKVVSRAPNKGFFVADNLPDSVHNWVKSKLENETDDYQQLADDWLTDSIPDTLTEQYVRDRYNWTKSKALSILNRATKEGWAERNPGYGWKLLPVAKTTESFSELYRFRAAIEPAALLEPTFRLDRQVTQKLRDVQNRILDSTVGEISDSLILEYGANFHEELIKLSGNPYFLMALQRVNKMRKLMEYKAQINRERLVTNCSEHLEILDMLEQGGTLEASYQLKQHLSKALDRKASKTRSWG